CTCGTGTCGTCTCATGTGTTATCCCAGCTATCGGCCGTGTGTGATCGGTATATTTTCATGGAAAAGGGGCGCAAGGTTGAGGAGGGTACGGAGCAGGAGATCGTCAACCGATACCTGACCTCACCCCGGATTGAAGTTGAAGCGACCATGCCAAATGGCTGGCAAACGGTGGGTGGGTATACACCGGAGACAGTTTCCGCGAACAAAGCCGTTTTCCAGCTTCAAACCCGTGAAGATATTCCGTTGTTGCTGCGACAATTGACCGAGCGTGGACAAGTCTATCAGGCCCGGATTACGGACAGCGATCTGGAAAGTATTTATTTTGCCATTAGGGAGGCACACCATCATGAATAACAGACAAGCCATACGTGCACTTGTTCTCAAAGATATTCGAGCCATCACAGCCAGCGTGCAGCTCTGGCTGCCTATGTTGATCGTTCCGCTGGTTATCGGGATCATTATGCCAGGGATACTCATTTGGACAGCTTCAAGGATGGAACTTTCTTCCTTCGGCAATATGAGCTTCCTGCTTGATACGCTGGATAACCTCACCCATGCCGGGCGGATTCCACAGCTTGCTTCGATGCCTACGGATAACCACCGTATTGTTTATTACCTCGCCTTGTACATGTTTGCGCCCCTGTTTCTCATCATTCCGGTGATGGCATCCAGCATTCTAACGGCCAACAGTTTTGCAGGCGAGAAGGAGCGCAAGACTCTGGAAGGTCTTCTGTTTACTCCGATGAGTATGGATACGTTGTTTAAAGGCAAGGTGTTAGCCGCCCTTATTCCTTCCCTGCTGTTATCCTGGATTACCTTCATGATCTACGGCATCATTGCCAATATCCTGATGTATCCCATGTTCGGGGCATGGATGTTTCCCAATCTGAACTGGATCATTCTCGTTCTGTGGGTTGTTCCGGCGTGCAGTCTTGTGGTCATTCTGTTGAATGTACTAATCTCGGCGAAGGTGCGTGGATTTCAGGAGGCCTATCAACTCGGAGGACTGGTCGTTCTTCCATTGCTTGCCCTGATCGCCGGTCAGGCGAGCGGCATGCTGCTTATCAGTCCTCTTATGTTACTTCTGGTCGGAGCGGTGCTTCTGCTCATCAGTTTTGCTTTGCTTCGTCTGGTCACCTTGTGGAACAGTCGCCAGCAGCTGGCTGAAAGTCAGATTTAAGATGGCATCCCGCTCATATTGCTTCTGGAATGCTTTTGAGCGGGATTGGCAGCAGCATACGCAGATGTATTTAAGAGAGCTATTTTAATGAAATTCAATTTCATATCTGTCCATTTTATCCGACTGAGATGTGTAACATATTTTCCATAGTTTACCGATATAACGTAAGGTGATAATGTGTTACTTACATACATAAACAGAAGGGTGACGATTGATTTATGAACAAATGGTCTACACGCATGCAACGCACGGTCTGCTCCTTGCTGCTGTTCACACTGATCGCGGCAGCCATGCTTGGAGGCGGAGCCAATGCTCATGCAGCTTCCCTCGGCCAAACTACGGTATATTATGAGTCCGATGGTGTATTGTACAAAGTATCCGGTGACGGAAGCGGAACCACAGAGGTATTGCTTGATTTTGAAGGAGAGGGTCTATCTGCGGCGGGAACCTATCTCTATTACACCCGTTCCGAGTCTTCCACAACGCTGCTTCGCGTTCCTAATGATGGTTCAAGTGATTCTGCTGAAACCTATGCGACAGATGTATTGAGCTACTTTACGGATAATGGGTTCATCTATTATATGGATTCCAAAGGAACGATCTATCGTGCAAATGGCAATAGCGAAGCTTCCGCTGCCACCAAAATTGCAGACAAAGCAGATACGGATTTCCCGCTGCTCGCCGTAACGAAAGGCCGTGTATACTATAATGGGCTCGTTAATGGGAACCCATGGATCGTTTCCAAGGCATCCAATGGCAGCGGAGCCGTACAGCGGATTGCTGCTGGCGCAGTAGAAAGTCGTTATTTTATGAACGAGGCCAAAAACGAACTGCAATTGATGGTAAACACTGACCCATACGAGCAGTACTACTCGACCAACGCCATTATCATGTACAAGGTAAACTACACTACAGGCAAAGGTACAGCTGTTAATCCCAAAGCAAAGCTGGACGTAAACGCTGTTTATGCCGGCGGCTGGGGCAACAATCTGTATGTGTATAACAAAGGCATCAAGCTGGACAGCAACAAGGATTATGATTATTCAACAGGCAAAGCCTTTGCATTGACCACTTCTGGCAAAACGCTTCAGATTCATAGTAAGAGCATCCGG
Above is a window of Paenibacillus sp. E222 DNA encoding:
- a CDS encoding ABC transporter permease subunit, with translation MNNRQAIRALVLKDIRAITASVQLWLPMLIVPLVIGIIMPGILIWTASRMELSSFGNMSFLLDTLDNLTHAGRIPQLASMPTDNHRIVYYLALYMFAPLFLIIPVMASSILTANSFAGEKERKTLEGLLFTPMSMDTLFKGKVLAALIPSLLLSWITFMIYGIIANILMYPMFGAWMFPNLNWIILVLWVVPACSLVVILLNVLISAKVRGFQEAYQLGGLVVLPLLALIAGQASGMLLISPLMLLLVGAVLLLISFALLRLVTLWNSRQQLAESQI
- a CDS encoding DUF5050 domain-containing protein encodes the protein MNKWSTRMQRTVCSLLLFTLIAAAMLGGGANAHAASLGQTTVYYESDGVLYKVSGDGSGTTEVLLDFEGEGLSAAGTYLYYTRSESSTTLLRVPNDGSSDSAETYATDVLSYFTDNGFIYYMDSKGTIYRANGNSEASAATKIADKADTDFPLLAVTKGRVYYNGLVNGNPWIVSKASNGSGAVQRIAAGAVESRYFMNEAKNELQLMVNTDPYEQYYSTNAIIMYKVNYTTGKGTAVNPKAKLDVNAVYAGGWGNNLYVYNKGIKLDSNKDYDYSTGKAFALTTSGKTLQIHSKSIREVSPLGTDKVVVVDADKKAYAKTIAGNKVSKSANLNLNSVTFVTAQLTNGTPTIAYLSGTNGLYSVSTALKVAKLAGEEWATFQLHDDVPGMFYINANDVYRLYHVQANGSGKKVLSDVFLDDILLVVPN